Proteins from one Nicotiana tabacum cultivar K326 chromosome 23, ASM71507v2, whole genome shotgun sequence genomic window:
- the LOC107774359 gene encoding uncharacterized protein LOC107774359 isoform X1: MDWAFVHKIWEKWISSNVGSGQPLKAALLLNYDPNGPSRLISTIAEQEGIKGDPTEMCELVSFVKRNKLQTESFFIGQNQYLVTTIHESWFSARCMSTSKPAGEGAILMHTGAFLLIGLYDGSIGSACRAMVALDQFAWQLSRRNH, from the exons ATGGACTGGGCATTTGTGCATAAAATCTGGGAGAAATGGATTTCGAGCAATGTTGGTTCAG GTCAACCATTAAAGGCTGCTTTGCTGTTAAACTACGACCCCAATGGCCCTTCTCGTCTGATATCCACCAT TGCAGAGCAAGAGGGCATAAAGGGAGATCCAACTGAAATGTGTGAACTTGTCAGTTTCGTCAAGAGAAACAAACTGCAGACGGAGAGCTTCTTCATTGGACAGAATCAAT ATCTTGTAACGACAATTCATGAGAGTTGGTTCAGTGCAAGATGCATGAGTACTTCAAAACCTGCTGGTGAAGGTGCTATTCTGATGCACACTGGAGCGTTCCTCTTGattggatt ATATGATGGCTCGATTGGTTCAGCATGCCGTGCAATGGTAGCTCTCGATCAGTTTGCGTGGCAACTTAGTCGAAGAAATCATTGA
- the LOC107774366 gene encoding pectin acetylesterase 8 isoform X1: MVTHCLFFFISLLIICRTESLLVNITILESAVATGAVCLDGTPPAYHLDRGSGTGLNNWVISIEGGGWCQNITHCLERKNSRLGSSAKMGKQVAFSGIMSNDPKFNPEFYNWNRVSVRYCDGGSFTGDVEAVDPATGLHYRGARIFKAIMADLLSQGMSTAENAILSGCSAGGLASILHCDNFRALLPKSARVKCFSDAGYFVNLKDISGEAYIEEYFNDVVTLHGSAKNLPPSCTSKLKPSLCFFPQNVAHQLQTPLFIINAAYDHWQVRNILVPSTADPTGAWTNCKADMRNCTLSELKVLQGFRLNFLKVLEGLGPSSTRGYYINSCFSHCQTQQQAYWFGPNSPRLFNKTIAEATGDWFWERNQFQEIDCPYPCDKTCVEDSTIAVVR, encoded by the exons ATGGTGACCCATTGtttgttcttttttatttctttgctGATTATTTGTAGAACAGAAAGTCTCCTTGTTAATATCACTATACTTGAAAGTGCCGTAGCAACAGGAGCAg TTTGCTTGGATGGAACTCCACCAGCATACCATCTTGATAGAGGATCTGGCACTGGACTGAATAATTGGGTAATATCAATTGAG GGAGGTGGATGGTGTCAAAATATTACTCATTGTCTTGAGAGGAAGAATAGTCGCTTGGGATCTTCTGCAAAAATGGGTAAGCAAGTTGCTTTTTCAGGGATTATGAGCAATGATCCCAAGTTTAATCCAG AATTTTATAATTGGAATAGAGTTAGTGTCAGATACTGTGATGGAGGATCTTTTACGGGAGATGTTGAAGCAGTTGATCCT GCCACTGGACTCCATTATAGAGGGGCAAGGATATTCAAAGCTATTATGGCTGATTTATTATCCCAAGGAATGAGTACTGCTGAAAAT GCTATACTCTCTGGATGTTCAGCTGGGGGATTAGCATCAATCTTGCATTGTGACAATTTCAGAGCTCTACTACCAAAGAGTGCTAGAGTTAAATGCTTTTCAGATGCTGGTTATTTCGTTAATCT CAAGGATATTTCAGGGGAAGCATATATCGAAGAGTATTTCAATGATGTTGTCACTTTACAT GGCTCCGCCAAGAATTTGCCTCCATCATGTACTTCAAAATTGAAACCAAGTTTG TGCTTTTTCCCTCAAAATGTGGCTCATCAACTTCAAACTCCACTTTTCATTATAAATGCAGCCTATGATCATTGGCAG GTAAGGAACATTTTGGTCCCTTCTACTGCTGATCCTACTGGAGCCTGGACAAATTGCAAAGCTGATATGAGGAATTGCACACTAAGTGAACTCAAAGTTCTTCAAG GTTTCAGATTAAACTTTTTAAAGGTATTGGAAGGGTTAGGCCCTTCTTCAACAAGAGGATATTACATCAACTCTTGCTTTTCCCATTGCCAAACTCAACAACAAGCCTATTGGTTTGGTCCAAATTCACCTAGATTATTCAACAAG ACAATAGCTGAAGCAACAGGGGATTGGTTTTGGGAAAGAAATCAGTTTCAAGAGATTGATTGCCCCTATCCTTGTGACAAAACTTGTGTTGAAGATAGCACTATAGCAGTGGTGAGATAA
- the LOC107774366 gene encoding pectin acetylesterase 8 isoform X2: MGKQVAFSGIMSNDPKFNPEFYNWNRVSVRYCDGGSFTGDVEAVDPATGLHYRGARIFKAIMADLLSQGMSTAENAILSGCSAGGLASILHCDNFRALLPKSARVKCFSDAGYFVNLKDISGEAYIEEYFNDVVTLHGSAKNLPPSCTSKLKPSLCFFPQNVAHQLQTPLFIINAAYDHWQVRNILVPSTADPTGAWTNCKADMRNCTLSELKVLQGFRLNFLKVLEGLGPSSTRGYYINSCFSHCQTQQQAYWFGPNSPRLFNKTIAEATGDWFWERNQFQEIDCPYPCDKTCVEDSTIAVVR, from the exons ATGGGTAAGCAAGTTGCTTTTTCAGGGATTATGAGCAATGATCCCAAGTTTAATCCAG AATTTTATAATTGGAATAGAGTTAGTGTCAGATACTGTGATGGAGGATCTTTTACGGGAGATGTTGAAGCAGTTGATCCT GCCACTGGACTCCATTATAGAGGGGCAAGGATATTCAAAGCTATTATGGCTGATTTATTATCCCAAGGAATGAGTACTGCTGAAAAT GCTATACTCTCTGGATGTTCAGCTGGGGGATTAGCATCAATCTTGCATTGTGACAATTTCAGAGCTCTACTACCAAAGAGTGCTAGAGTTAAATGCTTTTCAGATGCTGGTTATTTCGTTAATCT CAAGGATATTTCAGGGGAAGCATATATCGAAGAGTATTTCAATGATGTTGTCACTTTACAT GGCTCCGCCAAGAATTTGCCTCCATCATGTACTTCAAAATTGAAACCAAGTTTG TGCTTTTTCCCTCAAAATGTGGCTCATCAACTTCAAACTCCACTTTTCATTATAAATGCAGCCTATGATCATTGGCAG GTAAGGAACATTTTGGTCCCTTCTACTGCTGATCCTACTGGAGCCTGGACAAATTGCAAAGCTGATATGAGGAATTGCACACTAAGTGAACTCAAAGTTCTTCAAG GTTTCAGATTAAACTTTTTAAAGGTATTGGAAGGGTTAGGCCCTTCTTCAACAAGAGGATATTACATCAACTCTTGCTTTTCCCATTGCCAAACTCAACAACAAGCCTATTGGTTTGGTCCAAATTCACCTAGATTATTCAACAAG ACAATAGCTGAAGCAACAGGGGATTGGTTTTGGGAAAGAAATCAGTTTCAAGAGATTGATTGCCCCTATCCTTGTGACAAAACTTGTGTTGAAGATAGCACTATAGCAGTGGTGAGATAA
- the LOC107774359 gene encoding uncharacterized protein LOC107774359 isoform X2 — translation MDWAFVHKIWEKWISSNVGSGQPLKAALLLNYDPNGPSRLISTIAEQEGIKGDPTEMCELVSFVKRNKLQTESFFIGQNQYLVTTIHESWFSARCMSTSKPAGEGAILMHTGAFLLIGLVAFGCEGLSEDHRFLLWDT, via the exons ATGGACTGGGCATTTGTGCATAAAATCTGGGAGAAATGGATTTCGAGCAATGTTGGTTCAG GTCAACCATTAAAGGCTGCTTTGCTGTTAAACTACGACCCCAATGGCCCTTCTCGTCTGATATCCACCAT TGCAGAGCAAGAGGGCATAAAGGGAGATCCAACTGAAATGTGTGAACTTGTCAGTTTCGTCAAGAGAAACAAACTGCAGACGGAGAGCTTCTTCATTGGACAGAATCAAT ATCTTGTAACGACAATTCATGAGAGTTGGTTCAGTGCAAGATGCATGAGTACTTCAAAACCTGCTGGTGAAGGTGCTATTCTGATGCACACTGGAGCGTTCCTCTTGattggatt GGTTGCGTTTGGCTGTGAAGGTCTCTCAGAAGACCATCGTTTTTTACTGTGGGACACATGA